In Chryseobacterium gotjawalense, the following are encoded in one genomic region:
- a CDS encoding oxygenase MpaB family protein, with the protein MILRDFTLMGGYDFAYISKPLIFTEALKKGAVKRLKDTLEFWVNVTRENALKPNSEAYQLIVRTRLMHSYARLKIKEKTENWDDENWGEPINHWDMIATYTGFSLVFMQGLKKLGILISEEEEKGVFHLWKYIGYLLGIPVAFLPDNRQQAVEQFYWWTTLQDKGDDDSVQLAKALLNENLENTIYKHSFQRKILKNLHQSMNWFLLDEKINERLQIPKPAKAFFVFPKIVLKGNQISQKIYLRNSTKYQKLVEMGDEQQRKVLVDYIKHTPKDFHY; encoded by the coding sequence ATGATTTTGCGGGATTTCACTTTGATGGGCGGTTACGATTTCGCCTATATCAGCAAGCCTCTAATCTTTACCGAAGCTTTAAAAAAAGGAGCAGTAAAACGATTGAAAGACACCCTGGAATTCTGGGTAAATGTCACCAGAGAAAATGCTTTGAAACCCAATTCAGAAGCTTATCAGTTGATTGTAAGAACGCGGCTAATGCATTCTTATGCCCGTTTAAAAATCAAAGAAAAGACGGAAAATTGGGATGACGAAAATTGGGGCGAACCGATCAATCATTGGGATATGATCGCCACTTATACCGGTTTTTCTTTAGTTTTCATGCAGGGTTTAAAAAAATTGGGAATTCTGATTTCGGAGGAAGAAGAAAAAGGTGTTTTTCATCTTTGGAAATACATCGGTTATTTGCTGGGAATTCCTGTGGCGTTTTTGCCGGATAACCGCCAGCAGGCAGTAGAACAGTTTTATTGGTGGACGACCCTGCAGGATAAAGGCGACGATGATTCGGTTCAATTGGCAAAAGCTTTGTTGAATGAAAATCTAGAGAACACGATTTACAAACATTCTTTTCAACGGAAAATATTGAAAAATTTACATCAAAGCATGAACTGGTTTTTATTGGACGAGAAAATTAATGAAAGACTTCAAATTCCAAAACCAGCAAAAGCATTTTTTGTTTTCCCGAAAATCGTTTTGAAAGGAAATCAAATTTCTCAGAAAATCTATTTACGCAATTCCACCAAATACCAAAAACTGGTAGAAATGGGAGATGAACAGCAGCGGAAAGTTTTGGTAGATTATATTAAACATACTCCGAAAGATTTTCATTATTAA
- the pfkA gene encoding 6-phosphofructokinase, producing the protein MKESAVKKIVVLTSGGDAPGMNAALRAVVRTASHYKIECYGVREGFNGLINDDFTKMGPRSVKNIITEGGTILKSARSLEFKTPEGRKKAYENCVKHGIDGMVCIGGDGTFKGAQIFCEEFGIHVIGVPGTIDNDIFGTDNTIGYDTALNTAMEAIDKIRDTATSHNRIFFVEVMGRDAGFIALNSGLATGAIGILIPEKKDSIDELFSTFKRAEKAGKASSIVVVAEGEKLGSIYDIAKATKAGFPDYDIRVAVLGHIQRGGSPSCADRVLASRLGYGAVIGLMDGKTNMMVGMQSNKMTYTEIEEAVKKHNEIDQDLLKISEILSI; encoded by the coding sequence ATGAAAGAAAGTGCGGTGAAAAAGATTGTGGTTCTCACATCAGGCGGAGACGCTCCGGGAATGAATGCAGCATTAAGAGCGGTCGTAAGAACCGCAAGTCACTACAAAATAGAATGTTATGGAGTAAGAGAGGGTTTCAATGGTTTAATCAACGATGATTTCACGAAAATGGGACCACGTTCCGTTAAAAATATCATCACCGAAGGCGGTACGATTTTAAAATCAGCAAGATCCTTAGAATTTAAAACACCGGAAGGCAGAAAAAAAGCTTACGAAAACTGTGTAAAACACGGTATCGACGGGATGGTCTGTATCGGTGGAGATGGTACTTTCAAAGGAGCGCAAATTTTCTGCGAAGAATTCGGAATCCATGTAATTGGAGTTCCTGGAACCATAGACAACGATATTTTCGGAACCGATAATACGATTGGTTATGATACCGCTTTGAATACCGCAATGGAAGCCATCGATAAAATCAGAGACACTGCCACTTCTCATAACAGAATATTTTTTGTTGAAGTGATGGGACGTGACGCTGGATTTATCGCTTTAAACAGCGGTTTGGCTACTGGAGCAATTGGCATTTTAATTCCAGAAAAAAAAGACAGTATCGATGAACTTTTCTCCACTTTCAAACGAGCAGAGAAAGCTGGAAAAGCTTCCAGTATCGTGGTGGTTGCCGAAGGTGAAAAATTAGGAAGTATTTACGATATTGCAAAAGCAACAAAAGCTGGTTTCCCTGATTATGATATCCGCGTCGCCGTATTAGGTCACATTCAGAGAGGTGGATCACCGAGTTGTGCAGACCGCGTCTTAGCCAGCAGATTGGGCTACGGTGCTGTAATTGGTTTAATGGACGGCAAAACCAATATGATGGTAGGAATGCAGTCCAACAAAATGACTTACACGGAAATCGAAGAAGCCGTAAAAAAACACAATGAAATTGATCAGGATTTACTGAAAATTTCAGAAATTCTGTCTATTTAA
- the gap gene encoding type I glyceraldehyde-3-phosphate dehydrogenase — protein MSTIKVGINGFGRIGRLVFRAMAERENIEVVGINDLINAEYMAYMLKYDSVHGEFKGEVSVEGNDLIVNGKRIRVTAERDPNNLKWNEVGAEYIVESTGLFLSKEAAQAHINAGAKKVILSAPSKDDTPMFVMGVNHKELTDDIKIFSNASCTTNCLAPIAKVMHDNFGIVEGLMTTVHATTATQKTVDGPSVKDWRGGRSALNNIIPSSTGAAKAVGKVIPALNGKLTGMSFRVPTADVSVVDLTVRLEKPTSYEEICQAMKKASEGELKGILGYTEDAVVSQDFVGEKRTSVFDKDAGIMLSPQFVKIVSWYDNEMGYSNKLADLLVHSASL, from the coding sequence ATGTCAACAATCAAAGTAGGAATCAACGGATTCGGTAGAATTGGTCGTCTTGTTTTCAGAGCAATGGCCGAAAGAGAAAACATCGAAGTTGTAGGAATCAACGACCTTATCAATGCCGAATACATGGCTTATATGCTAAAGTATGATTCTGTACATGGGGAATTCAAAGGTGAGGTTTCTGTAGAAGGAAATGACCTTATCGTGAATGGAAAAAGAATCAGAGTAACTGCCGAAAGAGATCCTAACAACTTGAAATGGAATGAAGTTGGCGCAGAATATATCGTAGAATCTACAGGATTATTCCTTTCCAAAGAAGCTGCACAAGCGCACATCAACGCCGGTGCGAAAAAAGTAATCCTTTCTGCTCCTTCGAAAGATGATACTCCTATGTTTGTAATGGGAGTGAATCACAAAGAATTGACAGACGATATCAAAATTTTCTCAAACGCTTCCTGTACCACCAACTGTTTGGCACCGATTGCGAAAGTAATGCACGACAACTTCGGAATTGTAGAAGGTTTAATGACTACGGTTCACGCAACTACAGCAACTCAAAAAACGGTTGACGGACCTTCAGTAAAAGACTGGAGAGGTGGCCGTTCTGCTTTGAACAACATCATCCCTTCTTCTACAGGAGCTGCAAAAGCAGTAGGAAAAGTAATTCCTGCACTAAACGGAAAATTAACCGGAATGTCTTTCAGAGTACCAACAGCAGACGTTTCTGTAGTTGACTTAACCGTGAGATTAGAAAAACCTACTTCTTACGAAGAAATCTGCCAGGCAATGAAAAAAGCTTCAGAAGGTGAATTAAAAGGAATTTTAGGTTACACTGAAGATGCAGTAGTTTCTCAGGATTTCGTAGGTGAAAAAAGAACTTCAGTATTTGATAAAGACGCTGGAATCATGTTATCTCCACAATTCGTGAAAATCGTTTCCTGGTACGATAACGAAATGGGATATTCTAATAAATTAGCTGATTTATTGGTACATTCTGCTTCTTTATAG
- a CDS encoding alpha-amylase family glycosyl hydrolase yields the protein MKYFYTLFLAFLLPFFAAAQQDVPYVVNPTTFNETEAITVTFTVNEAAFGVASSHALYLWAWSFDSNTTQADCLTNGTWLASNAANKLTYVSSSGNTGTYTFTMNTVKSFYGNRANPLSKIGFLVKTVNGSVQSKDILMNVGKFQFNLTNPVQGSTNVVTSGTVINITGTSTVSSNFVIKANGNQVYTSSAASTTLNFPYTVNQDAAMEVIATDAATGTTVVSKTFTVALSIPVQTAAIPSYMRQGISYDPADPTKVGLAIYAPLKAYVHVIGSFNNWAVSANYLMKKDTVNPDLYWLEVTGLTPQQVYTFQYRTADGIKVADPFSPLVLSPDDDPWINQYANVYPNLPAYPAGQSFDVSVIQTAKPAYNWTMTNFNKPAKENLIVYELLVRDFTAEKTWQSLIDKISYLKSLNINAVELMPVMEFDGNNSWGYNTGFHYALDKAYGTPEKFKEFIDLCHQNGIAVILDIALNHATGRSPLTRMWMIDPDGDGYGDPAANNPYFNQVAKHSYSVFNDFNHSSSATKYYVNRVLEQWIKEYKVDGFRWDLTKGFTQNCTAGNDTCTNTYQQDRVNILKAYADNQWSYDPTSYIIFEHLGTDSEEAQWANHKVTEGKGVMMWDKETTPYNENTMGFAPNSNFNRVNFKAHGFQQRRAVSYGESHDEERLMYKNITFGGSAGTYNVRDLATSLQRQKAYGAVFLTVPGPKMIWQFAELGFDKSIYTCENGTVNTETDSTPGDCKLDPKPSAFGLAYDQDAARKSVYDTWAKILALRLSNDVFNTTTFTVESGNLMPRIFINNTSTASALKNVVVLANFTLTSQNIVPDFPYTGNWVNLMDNSSLSVTNTATPVTIEPGGFRIFGNAAALGTDEVIGNKSSVSLKLTQNPVTNGNATVRYTNAKNGTIAIYDLAGVLVKTVKASKDNGDDTISINGLKAGIYLIQLKADKGVAVTKMMVK from the coding sequence ATGAAATATTTTTACACCCTCTTTCTGGCCTTTTTGCTTCCATTTTTTGCAGCAGCTCAGCAAGATGTTCCGTATGTGGTAAACCCAACGACATTTAATGAAACGGAAGCAATTACGGTGACTTTTACTGTAAATGAAGCAGCATTTGGAGTCGCATCCTCACATGCGCTCTATCTTTGGGCTTGGTCTTTTGACTCGAACACTACGCAGGCAGATTGTCTGACGAACGGAACATGGCTAGCTTCGAATGCTGCCAATAAATTAACCTACGTATCAAGTTCGGGTAATACCGGAACGTATACATTTACCATGAATACGGTAAAATCCTTTTATGGAAACCGTGCAAATCCTCTTTCTAAAATTGGATTTCTGGTTAAAACGGTAAATGGATCAGTTCAGTCAAAGGATATTTTGATGAATGTGGGTAAATTTCAGTTTAATTTAACCAATCCTGTCCAGGGAAGTACTAATGTTGTCACTTCAGGAACCGTGATTAATATTACAGGAACATCAACTGTATCTTCGAATTTTGTAATTAAAGCCAATGGAAATCAGGTGTACACGAGTTCCGCTGCTTCTACAACTTTGAATTTTCCATACACAGTGAATCAAGATGCTGCGATGGAAGTTATTGCCACCGATGCAGCAACCGGAACAACTGTGGTGAGTAAAACGTTTACAGTAGCGCTTTCAATTCCGGTACAAACTGCGGCGATTCCTTCGTACATGAGACAGGGGATTTCTTATGATCCGGCAGATCCGACCAAAGTAGGTTTGGCAATTTATGCTCCTTTAAAAGCGTATGTTCATGTGATCGGAAGTTTTAATAACTGGGCGGTAAGCGCTAATTATTTAATGAAAAAGGATACGGTAAATCCTGACCTTTATTGGTTGGAAGTTACAGGACTTACTCCTCAGCAGGTCTATACTTTCCAGTACAGAACGGCGGACGGAATTAAAGTCGCGGATCCTTTTTCGCCTTTAGTGTTATCACCGGATGATGATCCCTGGATTAACCAGTATGCCAATGTTTACCCTAATCTTCCGGCATATCCTGCAGGACAAAGTTTTGATGTATCTGTGATCCAAACAGCGAAACCGGCTTATAACTGGACGATGACCAATTTTAATAAACCGGCAAAAGAAAACTTAATCGTTTACGAATTACTGGTGCGAGACTTTACCGCCGAAAAAACCTGGCAGTCGCTGATCGATAAAATATCTTATTTAAAATCATTAAATATCAATGCGGTAGAATTAATGCCGGTGATGGAATTTGATGGAAATAATTCATGGGGATATAATACAGGATTTCATTACGCTTTAGATAAAGCATACGGAACGCCGGAAAAATTCAAAGAGTTTATCGATTTGTGTCACCAAAATGGAATTGCCGTAATTCTTGATATTGCCTTAAATCATGCCACCGGAAGAAGTCCTTTGACCAGAATGTGGATGATCGATCCCGATGGAGATGGTTATGGTGATCCTGCGGCCAATAATCCTTATTTCAATCAGGTTGCAAAACATTCTTACAGTGTGTTTAATGACTTTAACCATTCAAGTTCTGCCACTAAATATTATGTGAATCGTGTTCTTGAACAATGGATTAAAGAATATAAAGTAGATGGTTTCCGTTGGGATTTAACGAAAGGATTTACGCAGAACTGTACTGCAGGAAATGATACCTGTACCAACACTTATCAGCAGGATCGGGTAAATATTCTGAAAGCGTATGCAGATAACCAGTGGAGTTATGATCCTACGTCGTATATTATTTTCGAACATTTAGGAACCGATTCCGAAGAAGCACAATGGGCTAATCATAAAGTGACGGAAGGAAAAGGAGTCATGATGTGGGATAAAGAAACCACTCCTTACAATGAAAATACGATGGGCTTTGCGCCAAACAGTAATTTTAATAGGGTTAATTTTAAAGCGCACGGTTTTCAGCAAAGGCGAGCTGTTAGTTATGGTGAAAGTCATGATGAAGAGAGACTGATGTATAAGAATATCACTTTTGGTGGATCTGCAGGAACTTATAACGTTAGAGATTTAGCAACTTCCCTTCAAAGACAAAAAGCGTACGGTGCTGTTTTCTTAACGGTTCCGGGACCAAAGATGATTTGGCAGTTTGCGGAATTAGGATTCGACAAAAGCATTTACACCTGCGAAAACGGTACTGTAAATACAGAAACTGATTCGACTCCGGGAGACTGTAAATTAGATCCAAAACCATCAGCGTTTGGTTTGGCCTATGATCAGGATGCAGCCAGAAAATCAGTTTATGATACTTGGGCGAAGATTCTTGCCTTGAGATTATCGAATGATGTTTTCAATACGACAACTTTCACCGTTGAGTCAGGAAACTTAATGCCAAGAATTTTTATCAATAATACCTCGACTGCAAGTGCATTGAAAAATGTGGTTGTTCTAGCCAACTTTACACTGACTTCTCAAAATATTGTTCCTGATTTCCCTTACACCGGAAACTGGGTAAATTTAATGGATAACAGTTCGCTTTCTGTAACAAACACCGCAACGCCGGTTACGATTGAACCCGGAGGTTTCAGGATTTTCGGAAATGCTGCGGCTTTAGGAACTGATGAAGTGATTGGGAATAAAAGTTCAGTCTCTCTGAAATTGACTCAAAATCCGGTTACCAATGGAAATGCAACTGTTCGTTATACGAATGCGAAAAACGGAACCATTGCGATTTATGATCTTGCAGGAGTTTTGGTTAAAACAGTAAAAGCTTCTAAAGATAATGGTGATGACACGATCTCTATCAACGGGTTAAAAGCCGGGATTTATTTAATTCAGTTGAAGGCTGACAAAGGAGTTGCGGTTACCAAAATGATGGTGAAATAA